In Candidatus Kerfeldbacteria bacterium, a single genomic region encodes these proteins:
- a CDS encoding alpha/beta hydrolase: MVKTNYTLHYAPAKWSVSDKSIFFIHGLWNDATIWGEWARQCADHGYQSWSINFPTGKTSLSINDYVAIVHDALDRIQSEYGVVPVLCGHSLGGLIAQVVASKRAIPAVVLIASVAPFGIRNIGWYWTAHLPRYTPQIFKHLFTRGVNRNLDECQLYREALTWVRGKLPPTIRQRWQDDLFDQLDGLQSLRQVDPPRIGRVLQSIILNTVRVPHIHSRQILIVAGKNDQVVPLRIQHSLVRKYAPDSTMIMHQFGHMVMRETGADHLLRRILHQLELVA, from the coding sequence GTGGTGAAAACCAATTATACGCTACACTACGCTCCGGCCAAGTGGAGCGTATCCGACAAATCCATATTCTTCATTCATGGTCTGTGGAATGATGCAACGATTTGGGGTGAATGGGCACGGCAGTGCGCCGACCATGGATACCAATCGTGGTCCATCAACTTCCCAACCGGAAAGACGAGCCTGTCAATCAATGACTACGTGGCAATCGTCCATGACGCTTTAGATCGTATTCAATCTGAATACGGAGTAGTGCCGGTTCTATGCGGACATTCGCTCGGTGGTTTGATTGCCCAGGTCGTGGCGTCAAAACGCGCTATCCCCGCCGTGGTGCTTATCGCCAGCGTTGCCCCATTTGGCATTCGTAATATTGGCTGGTATTGGACGGCTCATCTGCCACGATACACGCCCCAAATATTCAAACATCTCTTCACGCGAGGGGTAAACCGCAACCTTGATGAATGTCAGCTTTACCGTGAGGCGCTCACGTGGGTCAGAGGTAAGCTTCCGCCGACAATCCGTCAGCGATGGCAGGATGATTTGTTTGACCAACTTGACGGTCTCCAGAGCCTACGGCAGGTCGATCCGCCTCGTATTGGACGAGTGCTTCAATCCATTATCTTGAACACAGTGCGAGTTCCGCACATTCATTCGCGCCAAATCCTGATCGTCGCAGGCAAAAATGATCAAGTGGTCCCCTTGCGGATCCAGCACTCCTTAGTTCGTAAATACGCTCCAGACAGCACCATGATCATGCATCAGTTTGGCCATATGGTCATGCGCGAAACTGGCGCCGATCACCTGTTACGACGTATACTCCACCAGCTCGAGCTGGTGGCATAA
- a CDS encoding DNA recombination protein RmuC has protein sequence MVRLEERITQLNEKSGEMSRMMDTKLGESTRAIQAQFGESAKIVQHVTEKLTRLDETNRQVLNFSDQLKRLQDTLTNPKQRGILGEYYLEETLKNVLPPNSYQMQYKFKDGEIVDAVVFVKDKIIPVDSKFSLENYQRVLDAPDDASREHYEKQFKIDLKNRIDETAKYVRPSEKTMEFAFMFIPSEAIYYDLLVNKVGVVKVATRDLIEYAFKEKHVVIVSPTSFLAYLQTVLQGLRAMQIEESAEEIRKNVEVLSKHIMAYDSYLQKLGQHLGTTVNTYNTAYKEFKKIDKDVVKIAQKGGEVIPIELPRPQDE, from the coding sequence ATGGTACGATTAGAAGAGCGGATTACCCAGCTTAATGAAAAAAGCGGAGAAATGTCTCGCATGATGGACACGAAGCTTGGTGAATCAACCCGTGCCATCCAAGCGCAATTTGGGGAATCAGCGAAAATAGTGCAACACGTGACCGAGAAATTAACTCGTTTGGATGAAACCAACCGGCAGGTGCTCAATTTTTCTGATCAGCTCAAACGCCTCCAAGACACCCTGACGAATCCAAAACAGCGCGGGATCTTGGGTGAGTATTATTTGGAGGAAACGCTTAAAAATGTTTTACCGCCAAACTCGTATCAAATGCAATACAAGTTTAAGGACGGCGAAATCGTCGATGCGGTGGTTTTTGTCAAAGACAAGATAATTCCAGTTGACTCGAAATTTTCACTAGAAAATTACCAGCGCGTCTTGGACGCACCGGATGATGCTTCGCGTGAGCACTATGAAAAGCAGTTTAAGATTGACTTGAAAAATCGTATCGATGAAACTGCCAAATATGTTCGTCCGAGCGAAAAGACGATGGAATTCGCTTTCATGTTTATTCCCTCTGAAGCGATTTATTATGATCTGTTAGTTAATAAAGTTGGTGTCGTAAAAGTGGCCACACGGGATTTGATAGAATACGCGTTCAAAGAAAAGCATGTCGTGATTGTTTCGCCCACCAGTTTCTTAGCTTATTTGCAGACAGTCTTGCAAGGTTTACGGGCAATGCAGATTGAGGAATCAGCGGAAGAGATTCGGAAGAATGTGGAGGTATTATCGAAACACATCATGGCGTATGACAGCTATTTGCAAAAGCTCGGTCAGCATTTAGGCACTACCGTGAATACATATAACACTGCCTATAAAGAATTCAAAAAAATTGATAAGGACGTGGTAAAGATCGCCCAAAAGGGCGGAGAGGTCATACCGATAGAACTGCCACGCCCGCAGGACGAGTAA
- the rpsU gene encoding 30S ribosomal protein S21, with the protein MYNPITYGLYDRPTTGGRGYLWSQPPPPIKSRKTGNGGVRVREGESIESAIRRLRHLLEKTRVTADTRRTYGRYEPPSVRKNKLLTRHKRANKRKREGTSSHLHFKPR; encoded by the coding sequence ATGTACAACCCCATAACCTATGGTTTGTATGACCGCCCGACTACGGGAGGAAGAGGGTATCTGTGGAGTCAGCCACCACCGCCAATCAAATCCCGGAAAACAGGAAATGGCGGCGTGCGTGTCCGTGAAGGCGAATCAATCGAAAGCGCCATCCGTCGACTCCGGCACCTGCTGGAAAAAACCCGCGTTACCGCGGACACACGACGCACCTATGGGCGCTATGAACCGCCATCGGTTCGGAAAAACAAATTGTTGACCCGCCATAAACGGGCAAACAAAAGAAAACGTGAAGGCACTTCTAGCCACCTTCATTTCAAACCTCGGTAA
- a CDS encoding glycine--tRNA ligase produces the protein MAELSPMEKVISLAKRRGFIFQSGEIYGGLQGFWDFGPLGVELKNNIKKSWWKRFVQGRANVVGQDAAIVTNPTVWQKSGHVGGFADTLVECKKCHHRFKADDLADTKKCPDCGGTLTEAKQFNTMFKTFVGPTEDSASVAYLRPETAQNIFVNFELVRQSMRLKVPFGIGQIGKAFRNEITPGNFIFRSREFEQMELEYFINPKDDEKEFKAWVEASMQWFLDLGIKKDNLRFFEQPKSELAHYSKATTDIEYNFPFSSKGGSASGGDKGWSELMGIANRTDFDLKAHGLSYRDEVSNETFVPYVIEPSAGVDRAALAFLIDAYTEISGGRSTTTESNKEQEVVLRLHKELAPIKVAVLPLSKKDEVSGPAKEIAQTLRQHWTIQYDDIASIGRRYRRQDEIGTPYCVTYDFDSNTDKQVTVRDRDTMTQERIPVGDLVEYLGKKLSS, from the coding sequence ATGGCGGAATTATCACCCATGGAAAAAGTCATCTCCCTTGCCAAGCGGCGGGGTTTTATATTTCAATCCGGCGAAATCTACGGCGGCCTACAAGGGTTTTGGGATTTTGGCCCCCTGGGTGTTGAGTTGAAAAATAACATCAAGAAGTCCTGGTGGAAGCGATTTGTCCAGGGACGAGCAAATGTGGTTGGGCAGGATGCGGCCATTGTGACCAATCCGACGGTGTGGCAGAAGAGCGGCCACGTGGGCGGCTTTGCTGACACGTTAGTTGAGTGCAAAAAATGCCATCACCGGTTCAAGGCTGATGATTTAGCTGATACCAAGAAATGCCCTGATTGCGGCGGAACACTGACCGAGGCAAAGCAATTCAATACTATGTTCAAAACATTTGTCGGCCCAACTGAGGATTCCGCTAGTGTGGCATATTTGCGTCCGGAAACCGCGCAGAATATTTTTGTAAATTTTGAATTGGTGCGACAGTCGATGCGATTGAAAGTGCCCTTTGGCATTGGGCAGATCGGCAAAGCCTTCCGCAATGAAATCACCCCGGGCAATTTTATTTTCCGCTCGCGTGAATTTGAACAAATGGAGCTGGAGTATTTCATTAATCCAAAAGACGACGAAAAAGAATTTAAGGCATGGGTTGAGGCTAGCATGCAGTGGTTCCTCGATTTGGGTATTAAGAAAGATAATTTACGTTTCTTCGAACAACCCAAGTCGGAACTTGCGCATTATTCAAAAGCCACCACGGACATCGAATACAATTTTCCTTTCTCCTCCAAAGGCGGATCCGCCTCTGGAGGAGACAAAGGCTGGTCAGAGCTGATGGGTATTGCCAACCGAACTGACTTTGACCTGAAGGCGCACGGTTTATCTTATCGCGATGAAGTGTCTAATGAAACATTTGTACCGTATGTGATAGAGCCGTCGGCTGGCGTGGATCGTGCGGCGTTAGCATTTCTTATTGATGCCTATACGGAAATCAGCGGCGGACGCAGTACCACCACCGAGAGCAACAAAGAACAAGAAGTGGTGTTGCGGCTGCATAAAGAATTAGCGCCAATCAAAGTCGCCGTACTTCCATTGTCCAAAAAAGATGAAGTATCGGGTCCAGCCAAAGAAATTGCACAGACATTGCGCCAGCATTGGACCATCCAATATGATGACATTGCCTCTATCGGCCGACGCTATCGTCGTCAAGACGAAATCGGTACGCCCTACTGCGTCACCTATGATTTTGATAGCAATACTGATAAACAAGTGACTGTCCGTGATCGGGATACGATGACCCAGGAACGAATACCCGTCGGGGATTTAGTAGAGTATTTGGGGAAAAAGCTTAGTAGCTAG
- a CDS encoding CvpA family protein — MGTLDLIILILFLGFIGSGFWFGFIHTLGTIIGVVVGVIAAGQLYDGVSSFFQMFLLKPNIADLVAFAVIFIATSQLVGWVAKMFDSGFKLVRLFPFVSSANRLAGAMLGFIEGALVIGVVLFVASNFELSPSINQAISDSVLAGLFMTIASILTPLIPASLKIEVIS, encoded by the coding sequence ATGGGCACACTTGATCTTATTATTCTTATCTTATTTCTCGGCTTTATTGGCTCTGGTTTTTGGTTTGGTTTTATTCACACGCTCGGAACAATTATCGGGGTAGTAGTAGGGGTGATTGCGGCGGGTCAATTATATGATGGTGTTTCATCTTTTTTTCAAATGTTTTTGTTGAAGCCGAATATTGCAGATCTGGTCGCCTTTGCCGTCATCTTTATTGCCACAAGCCAGCTGGTGGGTTGGGTAGCGAAAATGTTTGATAGCGGATTTAAGCTGGTGCGGCTATTTCCCTTCGTCAGTTCAGCTAACCGATTGGCCGGCGCCATGCTCGGATTTATCGAGGGAGCACTGGTCATTGGCGTTGTCTTATTTGTGGCGAGTAATTTTGAACTATCGCCAAGCATTAACCAGGCAATCAGCGATTCCGTATTGGCCGGGCTGTTTATGACTATTGCCAGTATTTTGACTCCGCTGATTCCCGCCTCACTGAAGATTGAGGTCATTTCCTAG
- a CDS encoding methionine--tRNA ligase, producing MAQRFYVTTPIYYVNDKPHIGHAYTTIAADVLARYYRLQGAEVFFLTGTDEHGDKVAESAEKAGQSVRAFVDQNAGEFSKTFANLEISHDIFMRTTLKEHEASVKIFMEKLHANDALYQGTYEGLYCRGCEDFYTEKDLIDGLCPIHKKKPEVVKEKNWFFKLTQYLPEVQRLIQDGVLAIEPDSRRSEVLGLFKQGLKDFSVTRERVKWGIDFPIDPKQKIYVWVEALQNYISAIGYGINQDEFVKWWPADVHLMAKDIVKFHAIYWPAMLLAAGEELPKKIFAHGFFSLNGQKMSKSLGNVIDPNDLVTQFGADATRYLLLSQFPFGQDGDIKQELFIEKYNADLANNLGNLVSRVLNMIEQYCDGRIPQDVISPIFLDEVGLHIERLEFDLALKKMWSAIDDANHMIDDQKPWVLAKDPAQREALELLLSQLARFLLDLVKVLEPFMPNAAAQIVGAFSAEKIVKGEPLFKRK from the coding sequence ATGGCACAGCGATTTTATGTAACAACACCTATTTATTACGTCAATGATAAGCCGCATATTGGGCATGCCTACACCACGATTGCGGCCGATGTTTTGGCGCGGTATTACCGGCTGCAGGGAGCTGAGGTGTTTTTTTTGACTGGTACTGATGAGCATGGCGACAAAGTAGCAGAAAGCGCGGAAAAGGCCGGTCAGTCAGTGCGGGCGTTTGTTGATCAGAATGCCGGTGAATTTTCAAAAACGTTTGCTAATCTTGAGATTAGCCATGATATATTCATGCGGACGACGCTGAAGGAACACGAGGCTTCGGTGAAAATCTTCATGGAAAAATTGCATGCCAACGATGCCCTCTATCAGGGGACGTACGAGGGACTGTACTGCCGCGGGTGTGAGGACTTTTATACTGAGAAAGATTTGATCGACGGCCTGTGCCCGATTCACAAGAAAAAACCCGAAGTGGTAAAAGAGAAGAACTGGTTTTTCAAATTAACCCAATACCTTCCTGAAGTACAGCGCTTAATTCAGGACGGGGTATTAGCCATCGAGCCAGACTCGCGCCGTAGCGAAGTATTGGGGTTATTCAAGCAAGGCTTGAAGGATTTTTCCGTGACCCGTGAGCGGGTCAAATGGGGGATTGATTTTCCAATTGATCCAAAGCAAAAAATTTACGTCTGGGTCGAAGCTTTGCAGAATTACATTTCCGCTATCGGTTATGGTATTAATCAGGATGAATTTGTGAAATGGTGGCCGGCAGATGTCCACTTGATGGCAAAGGATATCGTGAAGTTTCACGCCATTTATTGGCCAGCCATGTTGCTGGCAGCCGGGGAGGAATTGCCGAAGAAAATATTTGCGCACGGCTTCTTTAGCCTTAATGGGCAAAAAATGTCCAAGTCATTGGGCAACGTCATTGATCCTAATGACTTGGTGACTCAATTTGGCGCAGATGCAACGCGGTATTTGTTGCTGTCGCAATTTCCTTTTGGTCAAGACGGTGACATCAAACAAGAATTATTTATTGAAAAATATAATGCTGACCTCGCCAACAACCTGGGCAATCTCGTGAGTCGGGTGTTAAATATGATTGAGCAGTATTGCGATGGTCGGATACCCCAGGATGTCATTTCACCAATATTCCTTGACGAAGTCGGTCTGCATATTGAACGGCTTGAATTTGACTTGGCATTGAAAAAAATGTGGTCCGCAATTGATGATGCTAATCATATGATAGACGACCAAAAACCCTGGGTGCTGGCAAAAGATCCCGCCCAGCGCGAAGCACTGGAGTTGCTCTTGTCCCAGCTGGCACGATTTTTACTGGATCTGGTGAAGGTATTAGAGCCCTTCATGCCCAATGCCGCCGCGCAGATCGTGGGCGCATTTTCCGCGGAAAAAATCGTAAAAGGAGAACCATTATTTAAACGAAAATAG
- a CDS encoding GNAT family N-acetyltransferase, with amino-acid sequence MKYTITRLSQKHLTQEFFEALMNLSKSVQVSIPRARQTFKKIQRNKNQVHLVAVDQRGMVLGLTTLILEQKFVHNFRMMGHIEDVVVRPAYERRGIGRALIRQAIAEAKKAGCYRLRLFCADHNLPFYRKAGFRPHENAMQLDLIKK; translated from the coding sequence ATGAAATACACCATCACTCGACTATCTCAAAAGCACCTGACTCAAGAATTTTTTGAGGCACTGATGAATTTATCAAAATCAGTACAGGTGAGCATTCCGCGCGCCAGGCAGACATTTAAGAAAATTCAGCGTAATAAAAATCAAGTTCATTTGGTGGCCGTAGATCAGCGCGGCATGGTGCTTGGCTTGACCACGCTTATTCTGGAGCAAAAGTTTGTGCATAATTTCCGGATGATGGGGCATATCGAAGACGTGGTTGTACGTCCGGCTTATGAACGGCGGGGTATTGGTCGGGCACTGATTCGTCAGGCGATTGCTGAAGCGAAAAAGGCTGGCTGCTACCGATTGCGCCTGTTCTGCGCTGACCACAATCTACCATTTTACCGCAAGGCAGGCTTTCGGCCGCATGAAAATGCCATGCAACTTGATTTAATTAAAAAATAA
- a CDS encoding glycosyltransferase family 2 protein — translation MQMLEMISLVIPTYNRLTRLRDCLHSVTKLAHTEYEILVVNDGSTDGTRAYLDSLTDPRITVIHHEKNRGQSQARTSGFCQARGTIVAFTDDDCIVDSHWLNELESAVRFGSYDFVFGATFYVNQQYQGYFPERLTSNGGGRWPGGANIAFTKKLLDRIGSFESTFDEYHNEDTELAIRAVASGARYGRVPQALVYHQPETWTIRSLLASSKNLAVWPVLKKMYPIHYLAFGGPARWRVVVEPSDYIKIALLPLLIPLLLVRYWYHGKRGLLIFFTKWPVWILMRRWQVIRQAIRQRVFMV, via the coding sequence TTGCAAATGTTAGAAATGATTAGCCTTGTTATACCAACATATAATCGTCTTACTCGTTTACGTGACTGTCTACACTCAGTGACAAAGTTAGCACACACAGAGTATGAGATATTGGTGGTCAATGACGGGTCGACTGATGGTACGAGAGCATACCTTGATAGTCTGACTGATCCACGCATCACGGTTATCCATCATGAAAAAAATCGTGGGCAATCTCAAGCGCGTACGAGCGGATTTTGCCAGGCTCGAGGAACTATCGTAGCGTTTACGGATGATGATTGCATTGTAGATAGCCACTGGCTCAATGAGCTTGAGTCAGCCGTGCGATTTGGATCATATGATTTTGTGTTTGGGGCAACGTTTTATGTCAACCAGCAGTATCAGGGCTATTTCCCCGAACGGTTAACCAGTAATGGCGGCGGCCGTTGGCCAGGTGGAGCAAATATTGCGTTTACTAAAAAGCTTTTGGATCGCATCGGATCTTTTGAAAGCACTTTTGATGAATATCATAACGAGGACACCGAATTGGCAATCCGCGCGGTAGCCTCAGGTGCACGGTACGGGCGGGTGCCGCAAGCGCTTGTTTACCATCAGCCCGAAACTTGGACCATCAGAAGCCTGCTGGCTTCATCAAAAAATCTGGCTGTTTGGCCAGTCTTAAAGAAAATGTATCCTATACACTATCTTGCTTTTGGCGGTCCGGCCCGATGGCGTGTCGTTGTCGAGCCGTCTGATTATATTAAAATTGCGTTACTGCCTTTACTCATTCCATTACTACTGGTGAGATATTGGTATCATGGTAAGCGAGGACTGCTTATTTTTTTTACTAAATGGCCAGTCTGGATTCTGATGCGGCGGTGGCAGGTGATTAGACAGGCCATCAGACAGAGGGTCTTCATGGTTTAG
- a CDS encoding TatD family hydrolase codes for MLIDTHCHLNFAAYRDDLDAVIQRTRDEHVRVINVGSQYSTSQRAVKLAKEHPGQMFAAVGLHPIHLFDMDVDEGEDSFHTRREEFKTEDYAELAQAPGVVAIGEMGIDYYHKPTGISDDEFIQKQKWTFIKAIQLAQKINKPIIIHTRGAKADPARAYVDMLELITEANFSNAVVHCFTEDWVIAKKILDAGLMISFTGIITFPKTHKLEEVVKKTPLDSMMVETDSPYLAPQLVRGKRNEPRYVRYVVDRIAQIKGLSYEEVEVQTTKNAETFFKLPG; via the coding sequence ATGTTGATAGATACCCATTGCCATTTGAATTTTGCTGCTTACCGTGATGACTTGGATGCGGTGATTCAGCGTACACGCGATGAACATGTGCGGGTAATTAATGTTGGTTCGCAGTATTCTACCAGCCAGCGCGCGGTCAAATTGGCAAAAGAGCATCCCGGACAAATGTTTGCGGCAGTCGGTCTGCATCCGATTCACCTTTTTGATATGGATGTGGATGAAGGTGAGGATTCATTTCATACCCGGCGAGAAGAATTTAAAACAGAGGACTATGCTGAGTTAGCCCAAGCTCCCGGCGTGGTGGCGATTGGGGAAATGGGAATTGATTATTATCATAAACCGACCGGCATTTCTGATGATGAATTTATTCAAAAGCAAAAATGGACTTTCATCAAAGCTATTCAACTCGCGCAGAAAATCAATAAACCAATTATTATTCATACGCGCGGCGCTAAGGCTGACCCTGCACGTGCATATGTAGATATGCTAGAGCTGATCACAGAAGCAAATTTTTCAAACGCCGTGGTGCATTGCTTTACGGAGGATTGGGTAATAGCAAAAAAGATATTAGATGCCGGTTTGATGATTTCTTTTACGGGTATTATTACTTTTCCGAAGACGCACAAGCTGGAGGAGGTGGTAAAGAAAACTCCATTGGATAGCATGATGGTAGAAACAGACTCGCCCTATTTGGCTCCACAGTTAGTGCGGGGGAAACGAAACGAACCGCGCTATGTGCGGTATGTGGTTGATCGGATTGCTCAGATCAAAGGGTTGTCGTACGAGGAGGTTGAGGTGCAGACGACGAAAAATGCCGAGACTTTTTTCAAACTTCCCGGCTAG
- the rsmI gene encoding 16S rRNA (cytidine(1402)-2'-O)-methyltransferase → MESRQGTLFIIATPIGNLEDITFRAIRVLKESDLILCEDTRHTAQLLNHFEIKRPLLSYHQHSTVQKVDEIIQYLREGKSLALVSDAGTPGISDPGGVLIHQVVQALGESVRIVPIPGASALATMISVAGVPMDKFVFFGFLPHKKGRQTLFQEIAESERTVIFYESTHRIIKALESLVSVLAPDRQIVVGRELTKQFETIYRGSAAEVLTALQADVVKGEFVVVVSGK, encoded by the coding sequence ATGGAATCTAGACAAGGCACTCTTTTTATTATTGCTACTCCCATTGGAAATCTCGAAGACATAACATTTCGAGCTATTCGTGTGTTGAAAGAGTCTGATCTGATACTCTGTGAGGATACGCGGCACACTGCCCAGCTGCTCAATCATTTCGAGATCAAGCGGCCGCTTTTGAGCTACCACCAACATTCGACGGTGCAGAAAGTTGACGAAATTATTCAGTATCTCCGGGAAGGGAAGTCGTTAGCGCTAGTTTCAGATGCGGGTACGCCGGGGATTTCTGATCCGGGTGGCGTCTTGATTCACCAGGTGGTACAGGCGTTAGGCGAATCGGTGCGTATTGTGCCGATTCCTGGTGCGTCGGCTTTGGCAACCATGATATCAGTCGCCGGTGTGCCAATGGATAAATTTGTCTTCTTTGGTTTCTTGCCACACAAAAAAGGACGCCAGACTCTTTTTCAGGAGATTGCGGAATCAGAACGCACCGTTATTTTTTATGAATCCACCCATCGCATCATAAAGGCGCTTGAATCATTAGTATCAGTATTAGCGCCTGATCGACAGATCGTGGTTGGTCGAGAGTTGACCAAGCAATTTGAAACCATCTATCGCGGGTCAGCAGCCGAGGTTCTGACTGCACTGCAAGCTGATGTCGTCAAAGGGGAATTTGTGGTGGTGGTGAGTGGGAAGTAA
- a CDS encoding insulinase family protein, giving the protein MFTTHTLKNGMRVIVAPLRDTKAVTLLVLVKVGSRFEARNINGISHFVEHLMFKGTTKRPTALKITRELDGIGAEYNAFTSKDVTGYYIKAHIDKLPLLLDMLSDMLQHSIFDPKEIERERGVIIEEINMYEDNPLMMMEDVFEQTVWGDHPLGWNIAGPKSVIQKVTRQQLLDYYNTYYRPTNMLVAVSGNVSETVVDDISRHFARGTSQKKSYSFRAVPPVQREPHVMVKKKDTEQIQLGLGFPAYPHGHKDLYPLYLLNVIMGGNMSSRLFMSIREKKGLCYFIRTSVNPYEDTGIFMVQAGLDKSRIDEAVTAILEELNKVKVAGITSAELKKAREFIKGKLILDLEASDEVASWLARQMLFEKKVKTPAEMIERLEKVTIADIKRVARDVIRRDRINLALIGPLDSAERFSRLLKV; this is encoded by the coding sequence ATGTTCACCACCCATACCCTGAAAAATGGCATGCGCGTTATCGTCGCTCCGCTACGGGATACTAAAGCCGTGACGCTTCTAGTCTTAGTCAAAGTCGGCTCTCGATTTGAGGCGCGGAATATCAATGGTATTTCGCATTTTGTGGAGCACTTGATGTTCAAGGGCACCACCAAGCGGCCGACGGCACTGAAGATTACTCGTGAATTGGACGGCATTGGTGCGGAGTACAATGCTTTCACCTCAAAAGACGTGACGGGGTATTATATCAAAGCTCATATTGATAAATTACCATTGCTTCTCGACATGCTGTCAGACATGCTGCAACATTCGATTTTTGATCCCAAGGAAATTGAGCGGGAGCGCGGCGTCATCATTGAGGAAATCAATATGTACGAGGATAATCCCTTGATGATGATGGAAGATGTGTTTGAACAAACGGTGTGGGGTGATCATCCGCTAGGCTGGAATATCGCCGGTCCGAAATCAGTTATTCAGAAAGTAACTCGCCAGCAATTATTGGATTACTACAACACCTATTACCGACCGACCAACATGTTGGTGGCTGTATCTGGAAACGTCAGCGAAACGGTGGTGGATGATATTAGTCGGCACTTTGCGCGCGGCACTTCCCAGAAAAAATCCTATTCTTTCCGCGCTGTTCCACCGGTACAGCGGGAGCCGCATGTCATGGTGAAGAAAAAAGATACCGAGCAGATTCAACTGGGCCTTGGGTTCCCCGCGTATCCGCATGGGCATAAGGATTTATACCCACTCTACTTATTGAATGTGATTATGGGTGGTAATATGAGCTCTCGACTGTTCATGTCGATTCGTGAGAAAAAAGGATTGTGTTATTTTATCCGCACCAGCGTGAATCCGTATGAGGACACGGGTATTTTTATGGTACAGGCTGGCTTGGATAAGTCTCGGATTGATGAAGCGGTCACCGCCATTCTGGAAGAGCTGAATAAGGTGAAGGTAGCCGGGATTACTTCCGCAGAATTGAAGAAAGCGCGCGAATTTATTAAGGGTAAATTGATCCTTGATCTGGAAGCGTCTGATGAAGTTGCCTCGTGGCTGGCTCGACAAATGCTTTTTGAGAAAAAAGTTAAAACGCCAGCCGAAATGATTGAACGATTGGAGAAGGTAACCATCGCCGACATTAAACGAGTGGCACGCGATGTGATTCGGCGCGACCGCATTAATCTCGCCCTGATTGGGCCATTGGATTCAGCTGAGCGATTTTCCCGATTATTAAAGGTATAG
- a CDS encoding AI-2E family transporter, with amino-acid sequence MSEHHDKQFTINISTGSIVRFLVILAVLGIVYLLREVILILIVAIIIASALNPWVASLQRRGIPRIVATLCIYILFFGSFIVVLMLMIPPIAGQISDIAHNFPQYYNRVVNDFQQFQDFSLQQKVLDNLDSVFKSLETNIGKSSGGIFSLLGGVFGGFFAFIGVVVITFYMLLEDNALKTFIRSVTPVKYQPYVFQLVNRSQDNLRMWLRGQLILSLIIGVLTYIGLTLLGVEYALVLALWAALTEFIPYLGPTLGAIPAVFIGLTTGNFIQGVAVVGLYVVIQQLENHLIVPKVMQKAVGLNPLVVIVLMLVGAKLAGILGLLLAVPFGLIVKSFVDDFTATKEEKEAVLEN; translated from the coding sequence ATGAGTGAGCATCACGATAAGCAATTCACGATTAATATTTCGACCGGATCTATTGTTCGATTTCTGGTTATTTTAGCCGTATTGGGCATCGTGTATTTGCTGCGCGAGGTGATTTTGATTTTGATTGTGGCAATTATTATAGCCAGTGCGCTCAATCCCTGGGTGGCCAGTTTGCAGCGTCGGGGCATCCCGCGCATTGTGGCAACCCTGTGCATTTACATTTTATTTTTTGGTTCATTTATCGTGGTGTTGATGCTGATGATACCGCCGATTGCTGGACAGATTTCCGATATTGCCCATAATTTTCCGCAGTACTATAATCGGGTCGTCAATGATTTTCAGCAATTTCAGGATTTTTCATTGCAGCAGAAAGTATTGGATAATTTAGATTCAGTTTTCAAATCGCTGGAAACGAATATCGGAAAATCCAGCGGTGGTATCTTCAGTCTGCTCGGAGGAGTCTTCGGTGGTTTCTTTGCTTTCATTGGCGTGGTTGTCATTACTTTTTACATGTTGCTGGAGGACAACGCTCTCAAAACGTTTATCCGTTCAGTCACCCCAGTCAAATACCAGCCGTATGTTTTTCAGCTGGTGAATCGATCACAGGATAATTTGCGCATGTGGCTTAGAGGTCAATTAATTTTAAGTTTGATTATTGGCGTACTAACATATATTGGATTAACTTTATTGGGCGTTGAATACGCGTTGGTATTAGCTCTCTGGGCGGCGCTGACTGAGTTTATTCCGTATCTGGGACCGACACTGGGCGCAATTCCCGCGGTGTTTATTGGGTTGACCACGGGCAATTTTATTCAGGGTGTGGCGGTGGTTGGGCTGTACGTCGTTATTCAGCAATTAGAAAATCATCTGATCGTTCCGAAAGTCATGCAAAAGGCAGTCGGCCTCAATCCATTGGTGGTCATCGTATTGATGTTAGTTGGCGCAAAATTAGCGGGCATTCTCGGATTATTACTGGCCGTGCCGTTTGGCTTGATAGTCAAGTCGTTCGTGGATGATTTTACGGCAACGAAAGAGGAGAAAGAGGCGGTACTCGAGAATTAA